caagaaaaaatttgtttcaagtcTGCTTTAGCTGCAGTTACGCCATGAAATTATTTTCACAATACTTGAGTATAAATACCGGAAACACGCGAAGACATGATCAGCCAAGGGCTATTCTGGCAGCACTCTCAAATATCTTTGAGGAGTGTTACAACAatggttttaataactatatgcTAAATAATATGTACATTCTATATCCAATATCAACTCAAAAGCTATAAAAATAGTCACATTTATCGCAAATGGCACATAGATTGTTGGCACTAGTATCGTCTGTTGGCATGTCCGCTTTGCCTACGCTTTGTGGTTCCAGATAAAATGTAAAATTAGCATCGCATTTCTGTTCGTGCATATCGATATGAGTATATAGTTTTTTGTGCAAATCCTTGGGTTTACCAGGAAAATTAAAGCTAAAAGTAAATTGTACATAAATTATTAGGTGATGCATCAAATAAAAATCTTACTAACCTTATACCGCACTTGCAGTGATAACGGTTGCTACTTTCTGCTCCTTCTACCTCAGTTGGTATCGTACAAGTTATAATACTTTGCTGGCAAATGGGACAGAGAACGCTTATAACATCATTATCAACGGCACTTATCAAAGATGCCTCTTCAGCTTCGAGCTCTTGTATGAACCAATCGTTTATTTCATCTCGCAGCTCTTTGAAGATTTCTTCTTgtaaacgtaagtcgttttccaAGGCAGCAAGCTCCTCGCGTAACACTTTGTCAAGATCGATCTTAAGAGCACGTTAATCAGTTATCAAGAGTTGTATACACATTTGTTCATATATTTCTAAGTTGAGTATATGTATTTTAGAAGCTTACCTCTTCTGCTATATCAACTAAACGCCGTTGATTAAAATTCATGCGTCGTACTTCACGCATTCGTACGCGACATTTCtatataaaaaaagaacaaaaaaatattaattatatgCTTCTCAATTTTTCTAAAGACAAACATTTGTTCACATACATCTCTTAACTGATCTCGTATTTTGGGTGATCCATAACGATAGACTTTGGCCGCATTTTTCGAATGCAATTTTTGCTCAACACTCGTGTGATAAACTGCACTTGTGGGGCAATCCAACGACATATTTCTATATTTTGCCCAATTTATTCGCTTCAGCTTTAGGCGGTAaggttattttttatataaaaacagttatatttattaaaaaactaCAGCTGTATGTAATGTCA
The DNA window shown above is from Eurosta solidaginis isolate ZX-2024a chromosome 2, ASM4086904v1, whole genome shotgun sequence and carries:
- the Ripalpha gene encoding RIP-like protein; amino-acid sequence: MSLDCPTSAVYHTSVEQKLHSKNAAKVYRYGSPKIRDQLRDKCRVRMREVRRMNFNQRRLVDIAEEIDLDKVLREELAALENDLRLQEEIFKELRDEINDWFIQELEAEEASLISAVDNDVISVLCPICQQSIITCTIPTEVEGAESSNRYHCKCGISFNFPGKPKDLHKKLYTHIDMHEQKCDANFTFYLEPQSVGKADMPTDDTSANNLCAICDKCDYFYSF